A genomic region of Lachnoclostridium edouardi contains the following coding sequences:
- a CDS encoding Zn-dependent hydrolase — MINKDRLFNRLMELGQIGNTEDGVYCMALSKEENEAHALVAQYMREAGMTVHMDAAGNLVGRKEGTDPNASVVMTGSHIDTVYGGGMFDGRLGVXTEDGVYCMALSKEENEAHALVAQYMREAGMTVHMDAAGNLVGRKEGTDPNASVVMTGSHIDTVYGGGMFDGRLGVIGGIEAVQAMTEEGIVTKHPIEVIGYRDEEGTRFVGSYSGAGHLTGGYDHGIMTHADKDGKTVTECLKECGIDPDHVDDARLPEGYAKAHLELHIEQGAVLESKDLAVGVVTGICCQIRGEVTISGTASHAGTTPMDLRKDALAAAAECMLEIEDEAKKYPQAVATVGKITAFPGGVNVVPGEVKFSIDMRNQKAALRDAMFDKCVERMKAVCEKRGVGIEVNVLMKDDEGKPCADHVQDIVVKACEDSGLPVFKMPSGAGHDSSTFADFCPMGMIFVRSKDGLSHNKAEYSSPEDCAAGAEVLYRTMLTLANED, encoded by the coding sequence ATGATCAATAAGGACAGGCTTTTTAACCGTTTAATGGAACTGGGGCAGATCGGAAATACAGAGGATGGCGTATACTGTATGGCTCTTTCAAAAGAAGAGAATGAGGCTCACGCTCTGGTAGCTCAGTACATGAGGGAAGCAGGAATGACAGTACATATGGATGCAGCAGGAAACCTTGTAGGAAGAAAAGAGGGAACAGATCCAAACGCATCTGTAGTAATGACAGGCTCCCATATTGACACTGTATATGGCGGAGGAATGTTTGACGGAAGACTTGGAGTAATNACAGAGGATGGCGTATACTGTATGGCTCTTTCAAAAGAAGAGAATGAGGCTCACGCTCTGGTAGCTCAGTACATGAGGGAAGCAGGAATGACAGTACATATGGATGCAGCAGGAAACCTTGTAGGAAGAAAAGAGGGAACAGATCCAAACGCATCTGTAGTAATGACAGGCTCCCATATTGACACTGTATATGGCGGAGGAATGTTTGACGGAAGACTTGGAGTAATCGGAGGAATCGAAGCAGTTCAGGCCATGACAGAGGAAGGGATTGTAACAAAACACCCAATCGAAGTAATCGGCTACCGTGACGAGGAAGGAACCCGTTTTGTGGGAAGCTATTCAGGAGCAGGCCATTTAACAGGCGGCTATGATCATGGAATTATGACTCATGCAGATAAGGACGGAAAGACAGTGACAGAGTGTCTGAAGGAGTGCGGAATAGACCCAGATCACGTAGACGACGCAAGACTGCCGGAGGGGTATGCAAAGGCCCACTTAGAGCTTCACATAGAGCAGGGAGCAGTGCTGGAGAGCAAGGATTTAGCAGTAGGAGTAGTAACAGGAATCTGCTGCCAGATCAGAGGCGAGGTAACAATCAGCGGAACAGCGTCCCATGCAGGAACAACTCCAATGGATTTAAGAAAGGATGCACTTGCAGCAGCGGCAGAGTGTATGTTGGAGATAGAGGATGAAGCAAAGAAATATCCACAGGCAGTGGCAACAGTAGGAAAGATCACAGCGTTCCCAGGCGGAGTAAACGTAGTGCCAGGCGAAGTAAAATTCAGTATAGACATGAGAAATCAGAAGGCGGCATTAAGAGACGCCATGTTTGATAAATGTGTAGAGAGAATGAAGGCAGTATGTGAGAAGCGCGGAGTGGGAATAGAAGTAAATGTGCTGATGAAGGATGATGAAGGAAAGCCATGTGCAGACCATGTACAGGATATAGTAGTAAAGGCATGTGAAGACAGTGGATTACCAGTATTTAAGATGCCAAGTGGAGCAGGCCACGACTCATCCACATTTGCAGACTTCTGCCCAATGGGAATGATCTTTGTAAGATCCAAAGACGGACTGAGCCACAACAAAGCAGAGTACAGCTCACCAGAGGACTGTGCGGCAGGAGCAGAAGTATTGTACCGCACAATGCTTACATTAGCGAATGAAGACTAA
- a CDS encoding TIGR03905 family TSCPD domain-containing protein, with protein sequence MKYKTQGVCSREINLEVKDNKIVAVSFLGGCSGNTQGVARLVEGMDVDEAIRRLEGIHCGPRPTSCPDQLAQALKQYKAQ encoded by the coding sequence ATGAAATATAAGACACAGGGCGTCTGTTCCCGCGAGATTAATTTAGAAGTAAAAGATAATAAGATTGTGGCTGTTTCCTTTTTAGGCGGCTGCTCAGGAAATACTCAGGGTGTTGCCCGCCTGGTAGAAGGCATGGATGTAGACGAGGCAATCCGCAGACTGGAAGGAATCCACTGCGGCCCCCGCCCAACTTCCTGCCCGGACCAGCTGGCCCAGGCCTTAAAACAATATAAAGCGCAGTAA
- a CDS encoding glucose-6-phosphate isomerase, with the protein MGREVSFDYSKAAEFISAEELENIKGAVLSAKDVLVNKTGAGNDFLGWIDLPVDYDKEEFDRIKKAAEKIKNDSDVLLVIGIGGSYLGARAAIEFLSHSFYNVLDKGARKTPEIYFVGNSISSKYIHDLKDVLAGKDFSINIISKSGTTTEPAIAFRVFKEMLIEKYGREEANKRIYATTDKARGALKSLANEEGYESFVVPDDVGGRFSVLTAVGLLPIAVSGADIDQLMEGAASGRKKALENQFESNSALLYAAVRNILLRKGKGIEIVANYEPSLHYVSEWWKQLYGESEGKDQKGIFPAAVDLTTDLHSMGQFIQDGARTLFETVLNIEDSPEEILLQEEEVDTDGMNYLAGKSVDFVNKSAMNGTILAHTDGNVPNLMVKIPEQNAFYLGELFYFFEFACGVSGYLLGVNPFNQPGVESYKKNMFALLGKPGYEAEREELLKRL; encoded by the coding sequence ATGGGAAGAGAAGTTTCTTTTGATTATTCCAAAGCAGCAGAATTTATCAGCGCTGAGGAACTGGAAAACATAAAGGGAGCTGTGTTAAGCGCCAAGGACGTATTGGTAAATAAGACAGGAGCTGGCAATGATTTCCTGGGGTGGATTGATCTGCCTGTAGATTATGATAAAGAGGAGTTTGACCGCATTAAGAAAGCGGCTGAAAAGATTAAAAATGATTCTGATGTTCTTCTTGTAATCGGTATTGGCGGCTCCTATTTAGGAGCGAGAGCTGCAATTGAGTTTTTGTCTCACAGCTTCTATAATGTATTGGATAAGGGCGCGCGGAAAACGCCGGAGATTTATTTTGTAGGAAATAGCATCAGCAGTAAATACATACACGATCTGAAGGATGTATTAGCAGGAAAGGATTTTTCTATTAATATTATTTCCAAGTCAGGCACTACTACGGAGCCGGCTATTGCATTCCGTGTATTTAAAGAGATGCTTATTGAAAAATATGGCAGGGAGGAAGCAAATAAGAGAATTTACGCCACTACAGACAAGGCAAGGGGAGCTTTAAAGAGCCTTGCCAATGAGGAAGGATATGAGTCCTTTGTAGTTCCGGATGATGTTGGCGGACGTTTTTCAGTTCTCACTGCAGTAGGTCTTTTACCCATTGCTGTCAGCGGAGCTGACATTGATCAGCTTATGGAGGGAGCTGCCTCTGGAAGAAAGAAGGCTTTGGAAAATCAGTTTGAATCCAACTCAGCTCTTTTGTATGCAGCAGTGCGCAACATCCTTTTAAGAAAGGGAAAAGGTATTGAGATTGTAGCAAATTATGAGCCAAGCCTTCACTATGTTTCTGAATGGTGGAAGCAGCTTTATGGGGAAAGTGAAGGAAAAGACCAGAAGGGTATTTTCCCTGCAGCTGTAGACTTAACTACAGACCTTCACTCTATGGGACAATTTATTCAGGACGGCGCCAGAACCTTATTTGAGACCGTTCTTAATATAGAAGATTCTCCTGAGGAGATTTTGCTTCAGGAAGAGGAAGTGGACACTGACGGTATGAATTATCTGGCCGGAAAGAGTGTGGACTTTGTTAATAAAAGCGCTATGAATGGAACTATTTTAGCTCATACAGATGGAAACGTGCCTAATTTAATGGTAAAGATTCCGGAGCAGAATGCGTTCTATCTGGGCGAACTGTTCTATTTCTTTGAATTTGCCTGCGGCGTCAGCGGATATCTGTTGGGAGTAAATCCGTTTAACCAGCCAGGCGTGGAAAGTTATAAGAAAAATATGTTTGCTTTATTAGGCAAACCAGGATATGAGGCAGAAAGAGAAGAGCTGCTGAAAAGATTATAA
- a CDS encoding 5'-methylthioadenosine/adenosylhomocysteine nucleosidase yields the protein MLGIIGAMDEEVLKIKEAMEQVEIKTAAGMEFFCGKLKGLDTVVVRSGIGKVNAAICTQILADQYQVDAVINTGIAGSLENEINIGDIVLSTDSLQHDMDASGFGYALGQIPRMDTLAFPADKRLEDLAEECCKKVNPDIQVFRGRVVSGDQFISDKQKKNWLSENFKGACTEMEGAAIAQTAYLNKIPYLVIRAISDKADDSASVDYPVFEAKAIEHSVNLVVEMAARLAG from the coding sequence ATGTTAGGAATTATTGGAGCAATGGATGAGGAAGTATTAAAAATAAAAGAAGCTATGGAGCAGGTGGAGATAAAAACAGCGGCAGGAATGGAGTTTTTCTGCGGAAAGCTAAAAGGTCTGGACACAGTTGTAGTAAGATCCGGAATTGGGAAGGTAAACGCAGCTATATGTACACAGATTCTGGCAGATCAGTACCAGGTGGACGCAGTGATTAACACTGGCATTGCCGGCTCTCTGGAAAATGAGATTAACATTGGGGATATTGTCTTATCTACAGATTCCCTTCAGCACGATATGGACGCTTCAGGATTTGGATATGCTTTAGGACAGATTCCAAGAATGGATACTTTGGCCTTTCCTGCAGATAAAAGGCTGGAGGATTTGGCTGAGGAATGCTGTAAAAAAGTAAATCCTGATATTCAGGTTTTCCGCGGCCGGGTGGTCAGCGGGGATCAATTTATATCAGATAAGCAGAAGAAAAACTGGCTTTCAGAGAATTTTAAAGGGGCCTGCACAGAGATGGAGGGAGCGGCTATAGCTCAGACTGCATATTTAAATAAAATTCCCTACCTGGTAATCAGGGCAATTTCCGACAAGGCGGACGATAGCGCCTCTGTTGACTATCCTGTATTTGAGGCTAAGGCTATTGAGCATTCTGTAAATCTGGTTGTAGAAATGGCGGCTCGTCTGGCAGGTTAA
- a CDS encoding AEC family transporter, producing the protein MIHLKAVLKNPVFLGLCAGLVFFLLPVKIPGIITKTIGYMADMNTPLAMIVLGSYLVKTDIKSIFFSKNIYMCVLLRLTVIPLLTLALFKILPVQNTAIIISVLIAASTSVGGNIAIFAQQYKGDYILAIKAVCLSTILSLVTILIFFALVQKVFFILPSW; encoded by the coding sequence GTGATACACCTGAAGGCAGTTTTAAAGAACCCGGTATTTCTGGGGCTTTGCGCCGGCCTTGTCTTTTTCCTGCTTCCTGTAAAAATACCGGGAATTATCACAAAAACCATAGGTTATATGGCGGATATGAATACGCCTCTGGCAATGATTGTTTTGGGCAGCTATCTGGTGAAAACAGATATAAAATCCATATTTTTCAGTAAAAACATTTATATGTGCGTTCTGCTTCGCCTGACAGTGATTCCACTTCTGACATTGGCCCTATTTAAGATTCTTCCTGTACAAAATACGGCTATTATAATATCTGTGCTTATAGCGGCCTCCACATCTGTAGGAGGCAATATTGCAATATTTGCTCAGCAATACAAAGGAGATTACATATTAGCCATAAAAGCAGTTTGTTTAAGCACTATTTTGTCTCTGGTTACTATACTCATATTTTTTGCGCTTGTGCAAAAAGTCTTTTTTATATTGCCGTCCTGGTAA